Proteins encoded together in one Deinococcus hopiensis KR-140 window:
- a CDS encoding ABC transporter permease translates to MLQYVFRRILQFIPTFLLATLLAFLIVQLAPGDFLSQLKENPSVRPETVERLRQQFGLDKPLLTQYALWLKNFMVGNLGESFQYKRPVSEVLFDPFMNSLILVFIGTVLHYAVSIPIGVYSAVRPYSTGDKVFSFLSYMFLGIPSFFFALLVIWAMLKLQQNFGWDMPLGNKTSSKLGPDLPWWRSVWDVFIHALAPSIILVLRGISGESRFLRGQMLEVLGQDYVRTARAKGVAENRVVYKHALRTALIPLIAGLGGLLPALIAGAGFLEVVFNWPGLTPLQLTALGNQDIYILQSVTAIATLLYLVGNLISDVLLSVIDPRIRYY, encoded by the coding sequence GTGCTTCAGTACGTCTTTCGCCGCATCCTGCAATTTATCCCCACATTCCTGCTCGCCACGTTGCTCGCGTTTCTGATCGTGCAGCTGGCCCCCGGCGATTTCCTTTCCCAGTTAAAAGAGAACCCCTCTGTCCGTCCGGAAACGGTAGAGCGGCTGCGGCAGCAATTCGGCCTGGACAAGCCTCTGCTGACGCAGTACGCGCTCTGGTTGAAGAACTTTATGGTGGGAAACCTGGGCGAGTCGTTTCAATACAAGCGCCCAGTATCTGAAGTGCTCTTCGATCCGTTTATGAACAGCCTGATTCTGGTGTTTATCGGGACTGTCCTGCATTACGCCGTCTCGATTCCCATCGGGGTCTACAGCGCTGTTCGCCCTTACAGCACCGGAGACAAGGTGTTTTCCTTTCTGTCCTATATGTTCCTGGGAATTCCCAGCTTCTTTTTCGCCCTGCTCGTGATCTGGGCCATGCTAAAGTTGCAGCAGAACTTCGGTTGGGACATGCCGCTCGGCAACAAGACGAGCAGCAAACTTGGACCAGACCTGCCCTGGTGGCGCTCGGTCTGGGACGTTTTCATTCACGCGCTGGCTCCCAGCATCATCCTGGTGCTTCGCGGAATCAGTGGGGAGAGCCGGTTCCTGCGCGGGCAAATGCTGGAGGTGCTGGGACAGGACTACGTGCGGACGGCGAGGGCCAAGGGTGTGGCGGAAAACCGGGTGGTGTACAAGCATGCCCTGCGCACCGCGCTGATTCCCCTTATTGCTGGTCTCGGTGGCCTGCTGCCCGCCTTGATCGCTGGCGCTGGATTTCTGGAGGTGGTCTTCAACTGGCCGGGCCTGACGCCCCTTCAGCTCACGGCGCTGGGCAACCAGGACATTTACATTCTGCAGTCGGTAACGGCCATCGCCACGCTGCTGTACCTGGTGGGCAACCTGATTTCCGACGTGCTGCTGTCCGTCATCGATCCCAGAATCCGGTACTACTGA